The following proteins are encoded in a genomic region of Tenacibaculum sp. 190524A05c:
- a CDS encoding tetratricopeptide repeat protein, with protein sequence MIKKIIILLFILIQYKAECNNSAFAVLEQEQNKGKVSDNQRDYELTKIYYEEGKYIKALKKILFLSDREFKDRVLEIRVNVLAGKILQKTRDDRGVYEPDTSTEKNKDNDKAISFFRKAIALAEKLKLEKTEFGFSNESYKLIVSESYLSLANCYIAVRKQDSSRIYLEKLISIESINSKVNLFQGVAYTNLGKVFYMEENFQQAERMFLKSIEVNKLLKNDISVALALNNLGSIYIINEEFSKAKSTYQEALTYLGSKNTSLATERKEMIFDNLAWALYNLKDYKAYDYVTKSYRIRDSLNEIGRQEKYAEIQAIHDVETVKQQEQIKIERQERKTWIIGVTGIVVSLLLLYLANLYKLRQQSLSLKLSQNELEQQRKLDRLKSQSQVKILNATIDGKETERKQIAEILHDNVSALLSSANMHLQASQQQFKGSDIPTELAKTQEIIAEASHKIRDLSHNLMSSVLLKFGLEYAVKDSAKKFSNSNIRINTAIHNVYRYSQDQEIKIFNIIQELINNILKHSQAKNAYVIMEEEDDMLNIIVKDDGVGFKNKSEEEKGVGINQIKARIHMMNGSFLIESSQGMGTKTTMNIPVVRKKTRVYSA encoded by the coding sequence TTGATTAAAAAAATCATAATATTATTATTCATTTTAATACAATATAAAGCTGAGTGTAATAACTCGGCTTTTGCCGTTCTTGAACAAGAACAAAACAAAGGGAAAGTCTCTGATAATCAAAGAGATTATGAGTTGACTAAAATTTATTATGAGGAAGGTAAATACATCAAAGCATTAAAGAAAATTTTATTTTTATCTGATCGAGAATTTAAGGATAGAGTTCTTGAAATTAGAGTAAATGTATTAGCCGGTAAAATTCTTCAAAAGACTAGAGATGATCGAGGAGTTTATGAACCAGATACCTCAACTGAAAAGAATAAAGATAACGACAAGGCGATATCTTTTTTTAGAAAAGCAATTGCATTAGCTGAAAAATTAAAACTAGAAAAGACTGAATTTGGCTTTTCTAATGAATCTTATAAGTTAATAGTCTCAGAATCATATTTGTCATTAGCAAATTGTTATATAGCCGTAAGAAAACAAGATAGCTCAAGAATTTATCTTGAGAAATTAATTTCTATTGAAAGCATTAACAGCAAGGTTAATTTATTTCAAGGAGTTGCTTACACAAATCTTGGGAAAGTTTTTTATATGGAAGAAAACTTTCAACAGGCTGAAAGAATGTTTCTTAAATCTATAGAAGTAAATAAGCTTTTAAAGAATGATATTTCAGTTGCTTTGGCATTGAATAATTTAGGCTCTATTTATATAATTAATGAGGAGTTTAGTAAAGCAAAGAGTACATATCAGGAAGCATTGACTTATTTGGGAAGTAAAAATACTTCTTTGGCTACCGAAAGAAAGGAAATGATCTTTGATAACCTTGCCTGGGCCCTGTACAATTTGAAGGATTATAAGGCGTACGATTATGTTACAAAATCTTATAGGATACGCGATAGTTTAAATGAAATAGGGAGACAAGAGAAGTATGCCGAAATACAAGCGATCCATGATGTTGAGACTGTTAAACAACAAGAACAAATTAAAATTGAACGTCAAGAACGCAAAACTTGGATAATAGGTGTTACTGGAATTGTGGTCTCTTTATTGTTATTATATCTAGCCAATTTATATAAGTTGAGACAACAAAGTTTAAGCTTGAAATTATCCCAGAATGAATTGGAACAGCAAAGAAAATTGGATCGTTTAAAATCACAAAGTCAGGTTAAAATACTAAATGCTACTATTGACGGTAAAGAAACAGAGCGTAAACAAATTGCAGAAATTTTACACGATAATGTAAGCGCTTTATTATCCTCAGCAAATATGCATTTGCAAGCAAGTCAACAGCAGTTTAAGGGTTCTGATATTCCAACTGAATTGGCAAAAACTCAAGAAATAATAGCTGAAGCTTCGCATAAAATAAGAGATTTATCTCATAATTTAATGTCGTCTGTATTGTTAAAGTTTGGATTGGAATACGCAGTAAAAGATTCTGCAAAAAAGTTTTCAAATTCCAATATAAGAATTAACACTGCTATACATAATGTGTACCGTTATTCTCAAGATCAAGAGATTAAAATCTTTAACATTATTCAAGAATTAATCAATAATATCTTAAAGCATAGTCAAGCCAAAAATGCTTATGTAATTATGGAGGAGGAAGATGATATGTTGAATATTATAGTGAAAGATGATGGTGTTGGTTTTAAGAATAAATCCGAAGAAGAAAAAGGAGTTGGTATCAACCAAATAAAGGCAAGAATTCATATGATGAATGGTTCTTTTTTAATCGAATCTTCTCAAGGAATGGGAACAAAAACCACAATGAATATTCCTGTTGTTCGAAAAAAAACTAGAGTGTACTCCGCTTAG
- a CDS encoding metallophosphoesterase family protein, which yields MKKILLLSDTHSYIDDQILKFVKQADEVWHAGDIGHLKVTDTIKALKPLRGVYGNIDDAEARSEFPLDNRFEVENVPVWITHIGGYPGKYNQRVRETIKKNPPQLFICGHSHILKVQFDKSLNLLHINPGAAGKHGFHKIRTMVRFELDKGEIKNMEVIELAKRSTL from the coding sequence GTGAAAAAAATCTTACTCTTATCAGACACCCATAGTTATATTGATGATCAAATTTTAAAGTTTGTAAAACAAGCAGATGAAGTTTGGCATGCCGGAGATATTGGCCATTTAAAAGTTACCGATACCATAAAAGCTTTAAAGCCTTTACGTGGGGTTTATGGTAATATTGATGATGCCGAAGCTAGATCTGAATTTCCTTTAGATAATAGATTTGAAGTTGAAAATGTTCCTGTATGGATTACACATATTGGTGGATATCCTGGGAAATACAATCAAAGAGTTCGAGAAACAATTAAGAAAAATCCTCCACAATTGTTTATTTGTGGACATTCTCATATTTTAAAAGTACAATTCGATAAAAGTTTAAATCTTTTACATATAAATCCTGGCGCTGCTGGAAAACACGGATTCCACAAAATAAGAACCATGGTTAGATTTGAATTAGATAAGGGTGAAATAAAAAATATGGAAGTTATAGAGCTCGCTAAGCGGAGTACACTCTAG
- the truA gene encoding tRNA pseudouridine(38-40) synthase TruA, translated as MRYFLELSYNGKNYFGWQVQPDVISVQEKIATALSTILRKEIAIVGAGRTDSGVHASQMYAHFDFDQELNDNFTYKLNAILPNDIVIYNTTKVSDDAHARFDATSRSYEYKIWLGRNPFVLDTTWQLNYKEIDIDLMNKAAELLYEYEDFECFSKVKTDVNTFNCKVTNAVWKLEGHELTFYISADRFLRNMVRAIVGTLLDIGLRKKSVEDFKAIIESKNRSNAGVSVPAKGLFLTKVEYDYI; from the coding sequence TTGAGGTATTTTTTAGAACTTTCATACAACGGTAAAAACTACTTTGGTTGGCAAGTTCAACCTGATGTAATTTCGGTTCAAGAAAAAATAGCAACAGCGTTAAGTACAATTTTAAGGAAAGAAATAGCCATTGTAGGTGCAGGACGAACGGATTCTGGAGTACATGCTTCTCAAATGTATGCTCATTTTGATTTTGATCAAGAACTAAATGATAATTTTACCTACAAACTGAATGCAATTTTACCTAATGATATTGTAATTTACAATACTACTAAAGTTAGTGACGATGCTCATGCAAGGTTTGATGCTACAAGTAGAAGTTACGAGTATAAAATTTGGTTGGGGAGAAATCCGTTTGTATTGGATACAACTTGGCAACTCAATTATAAAGAAATAGACATCGATTTGATGAATAAGGCAGCTGAGTTATTGTATGAATACGAAGACTTTGAATGTTTTTCGAAGGTGAAAACAGATGTAAATACCTTTAACTGTAAAGTAACAAATGCCGTTTGGAAATTAGAAGGACATGAACTTACGTTCTATATTTCTGCAGATCGTTTTTTAAGAAACATGGTAAGAGCGATCGTAGGAACATTGTTAGATATTGGATTACGCAAAAAATCTGTTGAAGATTTTAAAGCAATTATAGAAAGTAAGAATAGAAGCAATGCGGGAGTATCTGTACCTGCAAAAGGATTATTTTTGACTAAAGTTGAATACGATTATATTTAA
- a CDS encoding ABC transporter ATP-binding protein produces the protein MEIFVRLMSFAKKYRTQFWIAALSTILLAGFSIASPVILYKAIDDFTATKDATRLLYFTIAMLSVLLVQVILQFSFIYYANWVGQNIIKDIRAKIFSKILEFKMTYFDNNSVGKLVTRVVSDIETIANFFSQGVFMIVSDILKMLAAVIVMFVINWKLAIIALAVLPILIYATKLFQIAIKKTFQDVRNQVANLNGFVQERVTGMKIVQLFNREKIEYDNFKEINNKHKEAHIKTVWYYSIFFPIAEIMSSIAIGLIVWYGGLQVLGNKLITVGAIISFIQMAQMLFRPLRQIADKFNQLQMGIVSGERVFKVIDTDSSIDKSGTKDASNLRGDISFKDVRFSYVQGEEILKGINFNVNKGETIAIVGSTGAGKSTIINLISRFYEIDSGEIAVDGVSVQEFDLSSLRNQVAVVLQDVFLFSDTILNNITLQNEAISLEEVKEAAKQIGIHEFIESLPNGYNYNVKERGAMLSSGQRQLIAFLRAYVSTPSILILDEATSSVDTESEQMIQYATDKITKNRTSIVIAHRLATIKKADKILVMDKGNIVEQGSHKELLKKEGYYRNLYEKQFSAEVI, from the coding sequence ATGGAGATTTTTGTGAGACTAATGAGTTTCGCAAAAAAGTACCGTACTCAATTTTGGATCGCGGCATTATCTACCATTTTACTAGCTGGATTTTCAATTGCCAGTCCAGTAATTTTATATAAAGCTATTGATGATTTTACTGCTACAAAAGACGCAACACGTTTATTGTATTTTACAATAGCAATGCTATCAGTTTTGTTAGTTCAGGTTATATTACAATTCTCGTTTATATACTATGCCAATTGGGTTGGACAAAACATTATCAAAGATATTCGAGCTAAGATTTTTAGTAAAATTTTAGAGTTTAAAATGACATATTTTGATAATAACTCAGTAGGAAAATTAGTAACAAGAGTAGTTTCTGATATTGAAACTATTGCGAACTTTTTCTCTCAAGGAGTTTTTATGATTGTAAGTGATATTTTAAAAATGTTAGCTGCTGTAATTGTAATGTTCGTTATAAATTGGAAATTGGCTATCATTGCTTTAGCAGTATTGCCAATTTTAATTTATGCAACTAAATTATTCCAAATTGCAATTAAAAAAACCTTTCAAGATGTTAGAAATCAAGTAGCCAATCTTAACGGTTTTGTTCAAGAGAGAGTTACTGGAATGAAAATAGTTCAGTTATTCAATAGAGAAAAAATTGAATACGATAATTTTAAAGAAATCAATAACAAGCATAAAGAAGCACATATTAAAACTGTTTGGTATTACTCCATTTTCTTTCCTATTGCAGAGATCATGTCGTCCATTGCTATTGGATTGATTGTTTGGTATGGAGGATTACAAGTTTTAGGAAATAAATTAATTACTGTTGGAGCAATAATTAGTTTTATTCAAATGGCTCAAATGTTATTCAGACCGTTACGCCAAATCGCAGATAAGTTCAATCAATTACAAATGGGAATTGTTTCTGGTGAGCGTGTTTTTAAAGTAATTGATACAGATAGTTCAATTGATAAATCTGGTACTAAAGATGCATCAAATTTAAGAGGAGATATTTCTTTTAAAGATGTGAGATTTAGTTATGTGCAAGGTGAAGAAATATTAAAAGGAATAAACTTCAACGTAAATAAAGGAGAAACTATTGCAATTGTAGGTTCTACAGGAGCTGGGAAGTCTACTATTATTAATTTAATTAGTCGTTTTTACGAAATAGATAGTGGAGAAATTGCTGTTGATGGAGTTTCAGTTCAAGAGTTCGATTTGAGTTCTTTAAGAAATCAAGTAGCAGTTGTTTTACAAGATGTCTTTTTATTTTCAGATACGATCTTGAACAATATTACATTACAAAATGAAGCCATTTCTCTTGAAGAAGTAAAAGAAGCTGCAAAGCAAATTGGAATTCATGAGTTTATTGAAAGTTTGCCAAATGGCTACAATTATAATGTAAAGGAACGTGGAGCAATGTTATCTTCAGGACAACGTCAGTTAATTGCATTTTTAAGAGCTTATGTAAGTACTCCAAGTATTTTAATTTTAGATGAAGCAACATCATCTGTAGATACCGAATCAGAACAAATGATTCAATATGCTACGGATAAAATCACAAAAAATAGAACTTCAATTGTTATAGCACATAGATTAGCCACAATTAAAAAAGCGGATAAGATTTTAGTGATGGACAAAGGAAATATAGTTGAACAAGGAAGCCATAAAGAATTGTTAAAAAAAGAAGGTTACTACCGTAATCTGTACGAAAAACAATTTAGTGCTGAGGTAATATAA